In Prunus dulcis chromosome 2, ALMONDv2, whole genome shotgun sequence, a single genomic region encodes these proteins:
- the LOC117618471 gene encoding pathogenesis-related thaumatin-like protein 3.5 codes for MCTTTNKSVVCHAIAKERNRFLKRQEAGGRRQAIQDKRRNAKPKYVILRLRISSQQRKAKKAKPITYTMTPQTFPCFLFVLFPLFFSLSCSCTFTITNNCPDTIWPGTLAGSGRPQLPTTGFRLDSGQSARIPSTPEWSGRIWARTGCTFDELGAGTCQTGDCGGRLECNGNGAIPPASLFEITLGNGNDKDFYDVSIVDGYNLPLIASPRGVYGACNATGCASDINIGCPKELQVVGGVNEGSVVGCKSACEAFGLDQYCCSGQFANPTTCQPSFYSTIFKRACPRAYSYAFDDGTSTFTCKAFEYAIVFCPNGNGTSQPDDSLAPPRYQVPGSEKVVQQMVSSSNMLLPIPSLILLLIFFYILS; via the exons ATGTGTACTACTACTAATAAATCCGTCGTGTGCCATGcaattgcaaaagaaaggaatCGCTTCTTAAAGAGGCAGGAGGCAGGAGGCAGGAGGCAGGCCATCCAagataaaagaagaaatgcTAAACCCAAATATGTCATCTTGCGGCTGAGAATTTCATCACAGCAAC GAAAGGCTAAAAAAGCCAAACCTATCACCTACACAATGACACCTCAAACTTTCCCTTGTTTCCTTTTCGTCCTCTTTccccttttcttctctttatcCTGTTCGTGCACATTCACTATAACAAACAACTGCCCGGATACCATCTGGCCAGGTACTTTAGCTGGTTCGGGCAGGCCTCAACTCCCAACAACTGGATTCCGGTTGGACTCTGGCCAAAGTGCCAGAATTCCTTCAACTCCCGAATGGTCGGGACGTATATGGGCAAGAACAGGTTGCACATTTGATGAGTTGGGAGCGGGCACGTGTCAAACAGGCGACTGTGGAGGAAGACTGGAATGTAACGGCAACGGTGCCATTCCACCTGCCTCACTCTTTGAGATAACCCTTGGCAATGGCAATGATAAAGATTTTTACGATGTCAGCATTGTAGACGGCTACAATCTACCCCTTATCGCTTCTCCACGCGGCGTGTATGGTGCCTGCAATGCTACTGGCTGTGCTTCAGATATCAACATAG GTTGCCCAAAAGAGCTTCAGGTTGTGGGAGGTGTAAACGAAGGGAGTGTGGTTGGGTGCAAGAGTGCCTGCGAGGCATTTGGTTTGGACCAATACTGCTGCAGTGGACAGTTTGCTAACCCAACAACATGCCAGCCTTCCTTTTATTCAACCATTTTCAAGCGGGCTTGTCCAAGAGCATACAGTTATGCTTTTGATGATGGCACAAGCACTTTTACATGCAAAGCCTTTGAATATGCCATTGTTTTCTGCCCTAACGGCAACGG GACGAGTCAACCAGATGATTCGTTAGCTCCTCCAAGATATCAAGTGCCTGGCAGTGAAAAGGTTGTGCAGCAGATGGTTTCTTCTTCAAACATGCTCTTACCGATTCCGTCACTAATCCttcttctcatcttcttctacATACTCTCTTGA
- the LOC117619873 gene encoding DNA-binding protein BIN4 → MSTSREESPDWLRSFQVPPTHSTVSLSSDSESSLNGVPSGEDQSDCHVLSPPKSSKIPDEDESLDKTLTKSVAESPSKKRLKSNSPKQGKNVEDQISLKKKKLDKPKEEGNCGDVEVAEEEASDKPVEPHVSSKLPLVLSEKVQRSKALVECEGNSIDLSGDMGAVGRVIISDSKSANREMYLDLKGTVYKTTIVPSRTFCVVSFGQSEAKIEAIMNDFIQLKPQSNVYEAETMVEGTLDGFSFDSEDETDKLPKAIPHQTNQNEEDVEEQTKGKTKGKAEKALTVVRKRGKTAGGKPQPTKKARKKTQVSKKAKSKK, encoded by the exons ATGAGCACCTCGAGGGAGGAGTCTCCAGATTGGCTGCGCTCTTTCCAG gTACCACCCACTCATTCAACGGTGTCATTATCGTCAGATTCCGAGTCTTCACTGAATGGTGTTCCTTCAGGGGAGGATCAATCTGATTGCCACGTATTGTCTCCACCTAAATCTTCTAAAATTCCCGATGAAGATGAGAGTTTAGATAAAACTCTTACGAAATCTGTTGCAGAGTCTCCATCAAAAAAGAGATTAAAAAGCAACTCTCCGAAACAAGGGAAAAACGTAGAAGATCAAATATCcctgaaaaagaagaaactagACAAACCCAAGGAAGAAG GAAATTGTGGTGATGTGGAAGTTGCAGAGGAAGAAGCATCCGACAAGCCTGTTGAGCCTCAT GTATCCTCGAAGTTGCCTTTGGTGCTCTCTGAAAAAGTCCAACGTTCAAAG GCACTTGTTGAGTGTGAAGGAAATTCAATAGATTTGAGCGGTGATATGGGTGCTGTAGGACGGGTAATAATTTCAGATTCTAAATCTGCAAATCGGGAAATGTACCTTGATTTGAAAG GTACCGTATACAAAACAACAATAGTTCCTTCCAGGACATTTTGTGTT GTTAGCTTTGGTCAGTCAGAGGCAAAG ATTGAAGCTATCATGAATGACTTTATTCagctgaaaccacaatcaaatGTTTATGAAGCTGAAACAATGGTTGAAG GAACCCTAGATGGTTTCTCATTTGATTCAGAAGATGAAACTGACAAACTTCCTAAAGCCATTCCGCATCAAACTAATCAAAACGAGGAGGATGTTGAAGAACAAACTAAGGGGAAAACCAAGGGGAAAGCTGAGAAAGCATTG ACCGTTGTAAGGAAGAGGGGTAAAACTGCTGGAGGGAAGCCACAGCCAACGaagaaagcaagaaagaaaactcAAGTTTCCAAGAAAGCCAAGAGCAAAAAATGA